The bacterium genome includes the window GGATAATATTGCTAATGTTAATACGCCAGGTTTTAAGAAAAGTTATGTAAGTTTTGAAGATGAGCTTGCCCTGGCATTGCAGAAAAAGGAAACATCAAATTTTAAAGCAAGGACGACTGACCCTAAACATATTCAATTTTATAAACCACCAAAACATCCAACTGCAGTTCGACCACGAATGTTTGTGGAAGATGATACTACTTTTCGTAATGACCTGAATAATGTTGATATAAATGCTGAAATGGCTAATTTAGCAAAAAATTCTATTATGTATGAGGCAGTAGTTAATAGAATAAGTGGTATGTTTCAGATGCTTGATATGGTA containing:
- the flgB gene encoding flagellar basal body rod protein FlgB gives rise to the protein MEAKNIMFDQSTHMQTVKILENSLDTATLRQKVIADNIANVNTPGFKKSYVSFEDELALALQKKETSNFKARTTDPKHIQFYKPPKHPTAVRPRMFVEDDTTFRNDLNNVDINAEMANLAKNSIMYEAVVNRISGMFQMLDMVIRGGTR